One region of Dysidea avara chromosome 1, odDysAvar1.4, whole genome shotgun sequence genomic DNA includes:
- the LOC136267305 gene encoding uncharacterized protein: protein MFLKVSILLAIVIGFTRGIACPNNVDNALLANVLEEIYYVSIPYIKHLSELNSSTVDCDQSSNTDVNEMVRKFSKACQYFTNVMAIKHHLQYHLFNGTYLDTLQISLQTATGLLKVLQTQSKLLQKLEDMITKRQCIEFSAEQYNRLFTAHYCSKRLEISPINLGKADNLQAVCICYAKNSTECTNIILL, encoded by the exons ATGTTTCTTAAAGTTTCAATTCTGCTAGCAATTGTAATTGGCTTTACAAGAGGAATTGCCTGTCCTAACAATGTAGATAATGCTTTACTGGCCAACGTGCTGGAGGAAATTTACTATGTATCTATACCATACATCAAACATTTATCAGAACTG AATAGTTCAACAGTGGATTGTGATCAGTCTTCGAATACTGACGTCAATGAGATGGTTCGAAAGTTTAGTAAAGCATGCCAATACTTTACCAATGTAATGGCAATCAAGCACCATTTGCAATACCACCTGTTTAATGGTACATATCTAGACACATTGCAAATATCCCTGCAAACTGCAACTGGTTTATTAAAGGTTTTGCAGACACAAAGCAAACTACTTCAAAAGCTTGAG GATATGATAACAAAACGACAGTGTATAGAATTTAGTGCAGAACAATACAATAGATTGTTTACAGCACACTACTGCAGTAAGCGGCTTGAAATATCACCTATCAATTTGGGAAAGGCTGACAATTTACAGGCTGTGTGTATATGCTATGCTAAAAACTCAACAGAATGtacaaacataatattattataa